A genomic window from Brassica oleracea var. oleracea cultivar TO1000 chromosome C8, BOL, whole genome shotgun sequence includes:
- the LOC106308016 gene encoding uncharacterized aarF domain-containing protein kinase 1 has translation MHAIDFKEIQEKLSDGFRPWQRSFQFWARASDIYTGYKVFQLRVSFVKDVKKQEELWETQHELAAHKIYAMCSDLGGFFLKVAQILGKPDLAPAAWVRKLVTLCDQAPATPFDSIRLVLEKELCKSIDEVFESFDDKPLGSASIAQVHRARVKGDKRDVVVKVQHPGVEKLMMTDIRNLQIFALYMQKTDIKFDLFSITKEMEKQIGYEFDFKREANAMEKIRRFLYDNNRKSPVLVPRVLPQLVTRRVLVMDYVNGIPILRLGDEMAKRGINPRGRMAEAAKLNILSSLSKAYGQMILKSGFFHADPHPGNILICKGSEVALLDYGQVKELPDHLRLGYANLVISIADNNASLASQSFRELGIVTFAKCENEQQELLQLAKTMFDTKMPPGVSVLQPFSEDSSIKKISVEGFPEELFSVLRTVILLRGLSVGIGLNCSCAQQWKPIAEEALLASGRHSPGRKQKRRFSSLRRLYTRD, from the exons ATGCATGCGATAGATTTCAAAGAGATTCAAGAAAAGCTCTCTGATGGTTTCCGGCCATGGCAAAGGTCATTTCAGTTCTGGGCTCGTGCTTCCGATATCTACACTGGTTATAAG GTATTTCAGCTTAGAGTGAGCTTCGTCAAGGATGTGAAGAAACAAGAGGAATTGTGGGAGACGCAGCATGAACTTGCTGCTCACAAAATATACGCTATGTGCTCTGACCTTGGTGGTTTCTTCCTTAAG GTTGCGCAAATTCTAGGGAAACCTGATCTTGCCCCAGCTGCTTGGGTAAGAAAACTCGTCACTTTGTGTGATCAAGCTCCTGCTACGCCATTCGACTCAATTAGACTTGTCCTGGAGAAAGAGTTGTGTAAAAGCATTGATGAAGTGTTTGAATCATTTGATGATAAGCCTCTTGGGTCTGCTTCTATTGCTCAG GTTCATCGTGCAAGAGTAAAGGGAGACAAGAGAGATGTTGTTGTAAAG GTTCAACACCCTGGCGTTGAGAAACTGATGATGACCGACATACGGAACTTGCAAATATTTGCATTATACATGCAGAAAACAGATATCAAATTTGACTTGTTCTCCATAACAAAGGAAATGGAGAAGCAG ATTGGGTATGAATTTGACTTCAAAAGGGAGGCCAATGCAATGGAAAAGATCCGTCGTTTTCTTTATGATAACAACAGGAAGAGTCCTGTTCTGGTTCCCAGGGTGTTGCCACAATTGGTGACCAG GAGGGTTCTGGTGATGGATTACGTTAACGGAATCCCTATCTTGAGACTCGGTGATGAGATGGCCAAAAGAGGGATAAATCCTCGTGGTAGGATGGCAGAGGCAGCAAAACT AAATATACTTAGCAGTTTGTCTAAAGCATATGGGCAAATGATACTGAAGAGTGGTTTCTTTCATGCTGATCCACATCCTGGGAACATCTTGATTTGTAAAGGTTCAGAG GTTGCACTGCTAGATTATGGTCAAGTGAAGGAACTACCTGACCACCTGAGACTTGGTTATGCAAATTTGGTCATTTCCATCGCTGATAACAATGCCTCATTGGCATCACAGAGCTTTAG GGAACTTGGTATAGTTACATTTGCCAAGTGTGAGAATGAGCAGCAAGAACTTCTCCAGTTAGCCAAAACGATGTTCGACACAAAGATGCCTCCCGGTGTATCAGTTCTGCAACCTTTCTCAGAAGACTCTTCCATCAAAAAGATATCCGTTGAG GGATTTCCAGAGGAACTATTCTCTGTGCTTCGGACGGTGATTCTGTTAAGAGGGCTCAGCGTAGGGATTGGGCTTAATTGCTCATGTGCTCAACAGTGGAAGCCTATCGCAGAAGAGGCTTTGCTTGCATCTGGAAGACACTCACCAG GTAGAAAGCAGAAGCGTAGATTTAGTTCTTTGAGGCGGCTATACACAAGAGATTAA
- the LOC106307870 gene encoding 26S proteasome non-ATPase regulatory subunit 6 homolog encodes MDGGAEGTQQPHLILAHKLFLLTHPDVQDIEKVQLKSDVLSSIKSDGMAPLYETLAASSVLELDQSLLDSMRASNEEELKKLDEKIADAEENLGESEVREAHLAKGLYFIRISDKEKALEQLKLTEGKTVAVGQKMDLVFYTLQLAFFYMDFDLVSKSIDKAKKLFDEGGDWERKNRLKVYEGLYCMSTRNFKKAASLFLDSISTFTTYEIFPYETFIFYTVLTSIITLDRVSLKQKVVDAPEILTVLGKIPFLSEFLNSLYECQYKAFFSAFAGMAEQIKFDQYLNPHFRFYMREVRTVVYSQFLESYKSVTVDAMANAFGVSVDFIDQELSRFIAAGKLHCKIDKVAGVLETNRPDAKNALYQATIKQGDFLLNRIQKLSRVIDL; translated from the exons ATGGACGGTGGAGCAGAAGGAACTCAGCAGCCTCACCTTATTCTAGCTCACAAGCTCTTCCTCCTCACTCACCCCGATGTCCAAGACATCGAGAAAGTCCAGCTCAAGTCTGACGTCTTGAGTTCCATCAAATCCGATG GTATGGCTCCTTTGTACGAAACCCTAGCGGCGTCTTCTGTGCTGGAATTGGATCAGAGCTTGTTGGATTCTATGCGGGCTAGTAACGAGGAAGAGCTTAAAAAGCTCGACGAGAA GATTGCAGATGCAGAAGAAAATTTGGGAGAAAGTGAAGTCCGTGAAGCTCATCTTGCTAAAGGGCTGTATTTCATTAGGATTAGTGATAAG GAAAAAGCTCTGGAGCAACTAAAACTCACAGAAGGAAAAACTGTTGCTGTTGGGCAAAAGATGGACCTTGTCTTCTACACACTGCAGCTTGCATTTTTCTACATGGACTTTGATCTGGTATCAAAGAGCATTGACAAAGCCAAAAA GTTGTTTGACGAGGGTGGTGACTGGGAGAGGAAGAACAGACTAAAGGTCTATGAAGGCTTGTACTGCATGTCCACCAGAAATTTTAAGAAGGCTGCCAGCTTGTTTCTGGATTCTATATCAACCTTCACGACTTATGAGATCTTTCCCTACGAGACCTTCATTTTTTACACCGTCCTGACCAGCATCATAACTCTGGACAGAGTTTCTCTTAAGCAAAAG GTTGTTGATGCACCTGAGATCTTGACCGTTCTTGGGAAGATACCGTTCCTTTCTGAGTTCTTGAACTCCCTGTACGAGTGCCAGTACAAGGCGTTTTTCTCAGCATTTG CTGGAATGGCAGAGCAGATAAAGTTTGACCAGTACTTGAACCCACATTTCCGGTTCTACATGAGGGAAGTGAGAACAGTGGTGTACTCTCAGTTTCTGGAATCTTACAAGAGCGTGACGGTTGATGCCATGGCAAATGCATTTGGTGTTTCAGTGGACTTCATTGATCA GGAGCTGTCACGCTTCATTGCTGCTGGGAAGCTTCACTGCAAGATAGACAAAGTTGCAGGTGTTTTGGAGACAAACCGTCCAGATGCAAAGAATGCACTTTACCAGGCAACAATCAAGCAAGGAGATTTCTTGCTAAACAGGATCCAGAAGCTCTCTCGAGTCATCGATCTGTGA